From the genome of Armatimonadota bacterium, one region includes:
- a CDS encoding SPFH domain-containing protein, producing MNLLNPSGVATTVVAVVVFFVLIFMIAASRYRKAGPNQVLVVYGKKRHYRDAISGERGTRGFRIVKGGGVVVLPIVETYSYLSLELMTIDITTPAVYTVQGVPVLVEGVAQIKVRGDDTSIATAAEQFLDKNQAQIAEIAHQTLEGHLRAIIGTMNVEELVTNRDSFAQRVQEVSAGDLANMGLQVVSFVIKDIRDTQGYLEAWGRPRIALVKRDASIAEAEAQRDSTIKSAQANQLAQSAKFEADTKVAEADRDFKSKLAEYNASVKQKEAESDLSYDLQKFKTQQLVRSEEVQVQVIEKQKQIEVQEQEILRREKELAATIERPAMAERSKIQQLAEAEQYRLQATASGQAEATRQVGLAEADAAKAKGLAEAEVVQAKGQAEALAMSKKAEAWQQYTEAAILQVVIENLPQLAQAVAEPLSKTEKIVVIGGGSDGSAGASKVTQDVVNVVAQLPPMIQALTGMNLEDLLKSIPQGFAARKPKPSTPAKAEPKPAPEAEDPDKPQA from the coding sequence ATGAACTTACTGAATCCAAGTGGCGTTGCGACTACTGTAGTGGCGGTTGTCGTATTTTTCGTGCTGATCTTTATGATCGCCGCAAGCCGCTATCGCAAGGCGGGACCCAATCAGGTCCTGGTCGTTTATGGTAAGAAGAGGCACTATCGTGACGCAATATCGGGTGAGCGGGGAACGCGTGGGTTCCGTATTGTAAAGGGTGGGGGCGTTGTCGTCCTGCCGATTGTCGAGACATATTCGTATCTGTCTCTTGAACTGATGACGATCGACATTACCACTCCGGCTGTCTATACGGTTCAGGGCGTGCCCGTGCTGGTCGAGGGCGTCGCTCAGATTAAAGTAAGAGGTGACGATACTTCCATAGCGACCGCGGCAGAGCAGTTTTTGGACAAAAACCAGGCGCAGATAGCCGAAATTGCGCACCAGACTCTGGAGGGTCACCTCCGTGCGATTATCGGCACAATGAATGTCGAAGAACTGGTTACAAACCGTGATTCTTTTGCCCAGAGAGTGCAGGAAGTCTCCGCCGGCGACCTGGCGAATATGGGTCTGCAGGTAGTCTCGTTCGTGATCAAGGACATACGCGATACTCAGGGCTATCTTGAGGCATGGGGGCGTCCGAGGATTGCGCTGGTCAAGAGAGATGCGTCGATTGCCGAAGCCGAAGCTCAGAGAGACTCGACAATAAAGTCGGCTCAGGCCAATCAACTCGCTCAGTCGGCTAAGTTTGAAGCGGATACCAAAGTCGCGGAGGCCGACAGAGACTTCAAGTCCAAATTGGCGGAATACAATGCTTCGGTCAAACAGAAAGAAGCCGAATCGGACCTTTCATACGATCTGCAGAAGTTTAAGACGCAGCAGCTTGTCAGATCGGAAGAAGTGCAGGTGCAGGTAATCGAAAAGCAGAAGCAGATCGAGGTCCAGGAGCAGGAAATTCTGCGCAGAGAGAAAGAACTCGCGGCAACTATCGAGCGGCCCGCCATGGCGGAACGTTCGAAGATCCAGCAGCTAGCTGAAGCCGAGCAGTACAGGCTGCAGGCTACTGCGTCCGGTCAGGCTGAGGCCACCAGGCAGGTGGGTCTCGCCGAGGCTGACGCAGCCAAGGCTAAGGGTCTGGCTGAAGCCGAAGTTGTTCAGGCCAAGGGCCAGGCCGAAGCTCTAGCGATGTCAAAGAAGGCTGAAGCATGGCAGCAGTATACCGAGGCGGCTATATTGCAGGTTGTGATCGAAAATCTGCCGCAGCTTGCTCAGGCTGTTGCCGAGCCGCTCTCGAAGACTGAGAAGATCGTGGTGATAGGCGGCGGCAGTGACGGCAGCGCGGGCGCGTCGAAAGTGACGCAGGACGTGGTGAATGTGGTTGCGCAGCTTCCTCCGATGATTCAAGCCCTTACCGGCATGAACCTGGAGGATTTGCTGAAGAGCATTCCTCAGGGTTTTGCCGCACGCAAGCCTAAGCCTTCTACTCCAGCGAAGGCTGAACCCAAACCGGCACCTGAAGCCGAGGATCCTGATAAGCCGCAAGCTTAG
- a CDS encoding aminotransferase class III-fold pyridoxal phosphate-dependent enzyme encodes MALDEAAVEQISEETAEKYRKYVSPGQANILKFSGFDVPEDRAEGCYIWDISGRKFLDCVGGYGAFSLGHRHPKVVEAVKKQLEKEALKSHFFMSIELAEACEAMAAVLPGDIDYSFLCNSGTEAVEGALKAARIHTGRSEYIGAINGFHGKSYGSLSVSGRDVYKEPFKPLLPIAQQVPFGDADALANAISDKTAAVILEVVQGEAGVNVPPDDYFPKVREICTANGTLLICDEVRTAYGRTGKMFATEHYGIQPDIVTMAKALGGGVMPVGAFSANADIWDSMFGKNPYLHSTTFGGNPLACAAVIAAIKTTIEEGVVRRSEVLGHKLLDGLKAVQKLYPNVVKEVRGKGLLAGVEFDHEDFAALVIAGCGRRDVLVAYSLNNPKVIRLEPPLIIDETELQRAIDAVDEAVAETAEMLEGITND; translated from the coding sequence ATGGCTCTTGATGAAGCGGCGGTCGAACAGATAAGCGAGGAGACCGCGGAAAAGTATAGAAAATACGTCAGCCCCGGACAGGCTAACATACTGAAGTTCAGCGGTTTCGATGTGCCTGAAGACAGGGCAGAGGGCTGCTATATATGGGATATATCGGGTCGGAAGTTTCTCGACTGCGTAGGCGGCTACGGCGCATTCAGCCTGGGTCACAGGCATCCAAAAGTCGTCGAGGCGGTGAAAAAACAGCTCGAAAAAGAAGCGCTAAAGAGCCACTTCTTTATGTCGATTGAGCTTGCCGAGGCATGCGAGGCTATGGCAGCAGTGCTCCCCGGTGATATCGACTATTCATTTCTGTGCAACTCGGGGACTGAGGCTGTCGAAGGTGCGCTGAAGGCAGCCCGTATTCACACAGGCCGAAGCGAGTATATAGGCGCGATCAACGGTTTTCATGGTAAGAGCTACGGCAGTCTGTCGGTCTCAGGCAGAGATGTCTATAAAGAACCGTTCAAGCCCCTGCTTCCCATAGCGCAGCAGGTTCCGTTTGGTGATGCGGATGCCCTTGCAAACGCGATAAGCGACAAGACAGCCGCGGTAATCCTCGAAGTGGTCCAGGGTGAGGCCGGCGTTAATGTCCCGCCGGATGATTACTTCCCTAAAGTTAGAGAGATATGCACTGCAAACGGTACGCTTCTGATCTGTGACGAGGTGCGCACTGCATATGGCCGGACAGGCAAGATGTTCGCGACTGAGCACTACGGCATTCAACCGGATATAGTCACAATGGCGAAGGCGCTCGGCGGAGGCGTGATGCCTGTCGGAGCGTTCTCGGCCAATGCGGACATATGGGACTCCATGTTCGGCAAAAACCCGTATCTGCACTCGACTACATTCGGCGGGAACCCGTTGGCATGCGCAGCCGTGATAGCAGCGATCAAAACGACAATAGAAGAAGGGGTGGTCAGACGTTCTGAAGTCCTCGGTCATAAGCTCCTCGATGGCCTGAAAGCGGTCCAGAAGCTTTATCCGAATGTGGTTAAAGAGGTTCGAGGCAAGGGTCTGCTTGCAGGTGTTGAGTTCGATCATGAGGACTTTGCCGCTCTGGTAATTGCTGGGTGTGGCCGTCGGGACGTGCTGGTAGCTTACAGCCTTAATAACCCTAAAGTGATCCGGCTAGAGCCGCCGCTTATTATTGACGAGACGGAACTGCAGCGAGCGATAGATGCGGTCGATGAAGCTGTGGCCGAGACCGCGGAAATGCTCGAAGGCATAACAAACGATTAA
- a CDS encoding TIM barrel protein has translation MFVTGFADEAATGIDGQIRATKELGWSNIESRAIDNINIHDLSDSDFDIVYGKLQDAGVRINCFGSTIGNWAKKIDEPFDSSLAEAKRSIFRMNRLGCKRIRIMSFAVLEDHEPDDQMELERFKRLWELQSMFTDAGMQCVHENCMNYGGMGWAYTLRIIENVPGLKLVFDTGNPICSLDRTKPKPYPMQSAWEFYSHVKDHVAYVHIKDGRWDPETKKATFTYPGESDGDVVRIVNDLIANGYDDGFSIEPHMAVVYHDASVKSEDQIKYDTYVEYGRRFEKILKDACAANGRVF, from the coding sequence ATGTTTGTCACCGGATTCGCAGACGAAGCCGCCACTGGTATAGACGGTCAGATCAGAGCCACAAAAGAGCTTGGGTGGAGCAATATCGAGTCGCGCGCAATCGACAATATAAATATTCACGATCTATCGGACAGCGATTTTGATATTGTCTATGGCAAGCTGCAAGATGCGGGAGTAAGAATCAACTGCTTTGGCTCGACAATTGGAAACTGGGCCAAGAAGATCGATGAGCCGTTCGATTCATCTCTTGCCGAAGCGAAGCGTTCGATTTTCAGGATGAACCGGCTCGGGTGCAAGCGCATCCGAATAATGAGCTTTGCGGTGCTCGAAGACCATGAGCCGGATGATCAGATGGAACTGGAACGCTTCAAGAGGCTGTGGGAGCTTCAGTCGATGTTTACCGACGCGGGAATGCAGTGCGTGCATGAAAACTGCATGAACTACGGCGGCATGGGGTGGGCATATACGCTGAGGATAATCGAGAATGTGCCCGGCTTAAAACTTGTGTTCGATACGGGTAATCCCATCTGCAGCCTTGACCGCACAAAGCCGAAGCCGTATCCGATGCAGTCCGCATGGGAGTTTTATTCACATGTGAAAGATCATGTGGCATATGTGCATATAAAGGATGGCCGCTGGGACCCGGAGACTAAGAAAGCCACTTTCACATACCCCGGTGAGAGTGACGGAGACGTGGTGAGGATTGTTAACGACCTGATAGCGAACGGCTATGACGATGGGTTCTCCATAGAGCCGCATATGGCTGTGGTCTATCACGATGCGTCGGTGAAGTCGGAAGACCAGATCAAATACGACACATATGTGGAGTATGGCCGCCGGTTCGAGAAAATATTGAAGGACGCCTGCGCAGCCAACGGCAGAGTGTTTTAG
- a CDS encoding S1 RNA-binding domain-containing protein, with translation MAIEIGSTVKGAVLKVAEYGAIVRLPGGSTGLVHISEIANAYVHDIHDYISEGDEVKVKVLRIGPKGRFELSIKQCGLDPLPANKSPNTTQHTYNSPQTPVAAGVGASFEDRLSKFMKDSEERMHDIKRRNESKRGRK, from the coding sequence ATGGCCATCGAAATTGGAAGCACTGTAAAAGGCGCCGTCCTTAAAGTAGCTGAATACGGCGCAATCGTGCGGCTGCCCGGAGGCAGCACCGGACTTGTCCACATATCGGAAATAGCCAACGCTTATGTGCATGATATACATGACTACATCAGCGAAGGTGATGAGGTCAAGGTCAAAGTCCTGCGCATTGGCCCAAAGGGGCGCTTCGAGCTGTCCATCAAACAGTGCGGACTTGATCCTCTACCGGCAAACAAATCGCCCAACACAACACAACACACATACAACTCACCCCAGACACCGGTTGCGGCAGGGGTTGGAGCGTCATTTGAAGACAGGCTCTCAAAGTTCATGAAAGACAGCGAGGAGCGCATGCATGACATCAAACGACGCAACGAATCAAAGCGCGGACGCAAATAG